The Kluyvera intermedia genome window below encodes:
- a CDS encoding magnesium transporter, with translation MSHINATVPYYPNDQYAGDNILGYMSRNFISLPEHLNVKEARELFLQQLNDDHFPCAVFVVSGDNLRGILSTRKLLQAPDDNHPMSQLMDTAFYHVSPDDARDVAAGLIGKHHLTLLPVIENGKLIGCLNEKEIDQMLADEVTEDAQLQGATLPLEKPYLEISPVTLWKKRAVWLLLLFIAEAYTSTVIQHFEEALESAIALAFFIPLLIGTGGNSGTQITSTLVRAMALGEVGMRDIGRILRKEMSTAMLVAITLGAAGCLRAWMMGIGPEITFIVSLTLVCVTIWSAVVSSVIPLVIKRLGIDPAVVSAPFIATLIDGTGLIIYFKIAQHFLGLN, from the coding sequence ATGTCACACATCAATGCAACCGTACCGTACTACCCAAACGACCAATACGCTGGGGATAATATCTTAGGCTATATGTCACGAAATTTTATTTCTCTGCCTGAGCACCTGAATGTAAAAGAGGCCCGAGAACTCTTCTTACAACAATTAAATGACGATCATTTCCCCTGCGCCGTATTTGTCGTTTCCGGCGATAACTTGCGTGGAATATTATCGACACGCAAACTGTTGCAGGCACCCGATGATAATCATCCTATGTCGCAGCTTATGGATACGGCGTTCTATCACGTTAGCCCAGATGACGCTCGTGATGTGGCCGCTGGGTTAATCGGCAAACACCATCTGACGCTTCTCCCGGTCATTGAAAACGGCAAACTTATCGGCTGTCTGAATGAAAAAGAGATAGACCAGATGTTAGCCGATGAAGTCACCGAAGACGCACAGCTCCAGGGCGCCACCCTACCGCTGGAAAAACCGTATCTGGAGATAAGCCCGGTTACGCTTTGGAAAAAGCGTGCCGTCTGGCTGCTGCTGCTGTTTATCGCCGAGGCTTACACCAGCACCGTGATCCAGCACTTTGAAGAAGCGCTGGAGTCGGCTATCGCGCTAGCATTCTTTATTCCACTACTGATTGGCACCGGGGGCAACAGCGGTACGCAGATCACCTCAACGCTGGTGCGCGCCATGGCGCTGGGTGAAGTGGGTATGCGCGATATTGGGCGTATTCTGCGAAAAGAGATGTCGACGGCGATGCTGGTCGCCATCACGCTGGGCGCGGCAGGCTGCCTGCGTGCGTGGATGATGGGCATTGGCCCGGAAATTACCTTTATCGTCAGCCTGACGCTGGTCTGCGTGACAATCTGGAGCGCGGTGGTGTCATCAGTGATCCCACTGGTCATTAAGCGCCTGGGCATCGACCCGGCGGTTGTCTCCGCACCCTTTATTGCGACACTGATTGACGGCACCGGGCTCATTATTTACTTCAAAATCGCCCAGCATTTCTTAGGCTTAAACTAA
- the pptA gene encoding tautomerase PptA translates to MPHVDIKCFPRELSEEQKTALAADITEVLIRHLSTKDRSVSVALNQVQESDWQQVWDNEIAPQMDTLIKKPGYSM, encoded by the coding sequence ATGCCACACGTTGATATTAAATGTTTCCCCCGCGAGCTGAGTGAAGAACAGAAAACCGCGCTGGCGGCGGACATCACCGAAGTGCTCATCCGTCATCTCAGCACCAAAGACCGCTCGGTCAGCGTGGCGCTTAATCAAGTGCAGGAAAGCGACTGGCAGCAGGTGTGGGATAATGAAATTGCGCCGCAGATGGATACGCTAATCAAGAAACCAGGTTATAGCATGTAA
- a CDS encoding nitrate reductase subunit alpha, translated as MSKLLDRFRYFKQKGETFANGHGQVYDNNRDWEDSYRQRWQFDKIVRSTHGVNCTGSCSWKIYVKNGLVTWETQQTDYPRTRPDLPNHEPRGCPRGASYSWYLYSANRLKYPLARRKLIELWREALAQNPDPVLAWDSIMQSPEKTLSYKQARGKGGFVRSSWKELNQLIAAANVWTIKNFGPDRVAGFSPIPAMSMVSYAAGTRYLSLIGGTCLSFYDWYCDLPPASPMTWGEQTDVPESADWYNSSYIIAWGSNVPQTRTPDAHFFTEVRYKGTKTIAITPDFSEVAKLSDQWLAPKQGTDSALAMAMGHVILKAFHLDNPSDYFINYCRRYTDMPMLVMLDSRDDGSYTAGRMLRASDLVDGLGESNNPEWKTVAYNSAGELVVPNGSIGFRWGEKGKWNLETLAAGNEAELTLSLMENRDTVAGVAFPYFGGNENPHFRSVKQDPILVRKLPAKTLTFADGSSRLVVSVYDLVLANYGLDRGLDDELAAKSFDEVKAYTPAWGEQITGVSRHHIEQIAMEFADTAHKTHGRSMIILGAGVNHWYHMDMNYRGMINMLVFCGCVGQSGGGWAHYVGQEKLRPQTGWLPLAFALDWNRPPRQMNSTSYFYNHASQWRYEKLTAKELLSPLANAEKYTGHLIDFNVRAERMGWLPSAPQLDMNPLSVKAKADALGMTPQEYTVQGLKSGDIRFASEQPDNGKNHPRNMFIWRSNLLGSSGKGHEYMLKYLLGADSGIQGEEFGSTEDVKPEEVEWQTAALEGKLDLLVTLDFRMSSTCLFSDIVLPTATWYEKDDMNTSDMHPFIHPLSAAVDPAWESKSDWEIYKGIAKSFSEICQGHLGTETDVVLQPLQHDSPAELSQPFDIQDWRKGECDLIPGKTAPNIIAVERDYPATYERFTSLGPLLDKLGNGGKGINWKTQSEVDFLGKLNYIKLHGPAKGRPCIETAIDASEVILALAPETNGQVAVKAWQALGEFTGRDHTHLAINKEDEKIRFRDIQAQPRKIISSPTWSGLEDEHVSYNAGYTNVHELIPWRTVSGRQQLYQDHPWMRDFGESLVAYRPPIDTRSVSHMKEIPPNGFPEKALNFLTPHQKWGIHSTYSENLLMLTLSRGGPIVWLSETDAKELGIADNDWIEAFNANGALTARAVVSQRIPPGMTMMYHAQERIMNIPGSEITGRRGGIHNSVTRICPKPTHMIGGYAQLSYSFNYYGTVGSNRDEFIMIRKMKNINWLDDEGNDQVQEASK; from the coding sequence ATGAGTAAACTACTGGATCGCTTTCGCTACTTTAAGCAGAAAGGCGAGACTTTTGCCAACGGTCACGGACAGGTCTATGACAACAACCGTGATTGGGAAGATAGCTACCGTCAGCGCTGGCAGTTCGACAAGATTGTCCGCTCGACGCACGGGGTGAACTGTACAGGCTCATGCAGCTGGAAGATTTATGTCAAAAATGGCCTCGTCACCTGGGAAACCCAGCAAACCGACTACCCACGTACCCGCCCCGACCTGCCCAACCACGAACCTCGCGGCTGCCCGCGCGGTGCAAGCTACTCCTGGTATCTCTACAGCGCTAACCGCCTGAAATATCCGCTGGCGCGCAGAAAGCTGATTGAGCTGTGGCGCGAGGCGCTGGCACAAAACCCGGATCCGGTACTGGCCTGGGACAGCATCATGCAAAGCCCGGAAAAGACGCTGAGCTACAAACAGGCTCGCGGAAAAGGCGGTTTTGTCCGTTCGTCGTGGAAAGAGCTCAATCAGTTAATTGCCGCTGCCAACGTCTGGACTATCAAAAACTTCGGCCCTGACCGCGTAGCAGGCTTCTCACCTATCCCGGCCATGTCGATGGTCTCCTACGCCGCCGGGACACGTTATCTGTCGTTGATTGGTGGTACCTGTCTGAGTTTCTACGACTGGTACTGCGACCTACCGCCCGCCTCGCCAATGACCTGGGGCGAACAAACCGACGTCCCGGAATCGGCCGACTGGTACAACTCCAGCTATATCATCGCCTGGGGATCCAACGTTCCACAAACCCGTACGCCTGACGCCCACTTCTTTACCGAAGTGCGCTACAAAGGCACTAAAACGATCGCCATTACCCCCGACTTCTCCGAAGTCGCCAAACTCAGTGACCAATGGTTAGCGCCAAAACAGGGTACCGATAGCGCGCTGGCGATGGCCATGGGCCACGTTATCTTAAAAGCGTTCCATCTTGATAACCCAAGCGACTACTTTATCAACTACTGCCGCCGTTATACCGACATGCCGATGCTGGTGATGCTCGATAGCCGCGACGACGGTTCTTACACCGCGGGTCGAATGCTGCGCGCCTCCGATCTGGTCGATGGCCTGGGCGAGAGCAATAACCCCGAGTGGAAAACCGTGGCCTATAACAGCGCAGGCGAGCTGGTGGTGCCAAACGGCTCTATCGGATTCCGCTGGGGCGAGAAAGGCAAATGGAACCTCGAAACGCTGGCAGCCGGTAACGAAGCTGAGCTGACGCTTTCGCTGATGGAGAATCGTGATACCGTCGCGGGCGTGGCGTTCCCCTACTTTGGCGGCAATGAAAACCCGCACTTCCGCAGCGTGAAGCAAGACCCGATTCTGGTGCGTAAACTGCCCGCCAAAACGCTGACCTTTGCCGATGGTAGCAGTCGTCTGGTCGTCAGTGTTTATGACCTGGTACTGGCAAACTACGGGTTGGATCGCGGCCTGGATGATGAACTGGCAGCGAAGAGTTTTGACGAAGTGAAAGCCTACACTCCGGCCTGGGGTGAACAAATCACCGGCGTATCGCGCCACCATATCGAACAAATCGCCATGGAATTCGCCGACACCGCGCACAAAACGCACGGTCGCTCGATGATCATCCTCGGTGCCGGGGTCAACCACTGGTACCACATGGACATGAACTACCGTGGCATGATCAACATGCTGGTGTTCTGCGGCTGCGTCGGTCAAAGCGGCGGTGGCTGGGCGCACTACGTGGGCCAGGAGAAGCTGCGTCCACAAACCGGCTGGTTGCCGCTGGCATTCGCCTTGGACTGGAACCGTCCACCGCGCCAGATGAACAGCACCTCCTACTTCTACAACCACGCCAGCCAGTGGCGTTACGAAAAGCTCACAGCCAAAGAGCTGCTCTCACCGCTGGCTAACGCGGAAAAATACACCGGCCATCTGATCGACTTCAACGTTCGCGCCGAACGCATGGGCTGGCTACCGTCCGCACCGCAGCTCGACATGAACCCGCTGAGCGTCAAAGCGAAAGCCGATGCGTTGGGAATGACCCCACAGGAATACACCGTTCAGGGGCTGAAATCTGGTGATATCCGTTTTGCCAGCGAACAGCCGGATAACGGCAAAAACCACCCGCGCAACATGTTTATCTGGCGCTCCAACCTGCTGGGTTCATCCGGTAAAGGCCATGAGTACATGCTGAAATACCTGCTCGGTGCCGACAGCGGGATCCAGGGTGAAGAGTTTGGTTCGACCGAAGACGTGAAGCCGGAAGAAGTGGAATGGCAGACCGCAGCACTTGAAGGCAAGCTCGACCTGCTGGTGACGCTGGATTTCCGCATGTCCAGTACCTGTCTGTTCTCCGATATCGTCCTGCCGACCGCCACCTGGTATGAAAAAGACGATATGAATACCTCGGATATGCATCCGTTTATTCACCCACTTTCGGCCGCGGTTGACCCGGCATGGGAATCCAAAAGCGACTGGGAAATCTACAAAGGTATCGCCAAATCTTTCTCAGAAATTTGTCAGGGCCATCTGGGCACCGAAACGGATGTGGTGCTGCAACCGTTGCAACACGATTCCCCGGCAGAACTGTCTCAGCCATTTGATATCCAGGACTGGCGTAAAGGCGAATGTGACCTGATCCCAGGTAAAACCGCGCCCAACATTATTGCCGTTGAGCGTGATTATCCGGCGACCTACGAGCGCTTTACCTCGCTCGGCCCGCTGCTGGACAAACTGGGTAACGGCGGCAAAGGCATTAACTGGAAAACCCAGAGCGAAGTCGACTTCCTCGGCAAACTCAATTACATCAAGCTGCACGGCCCGGCAAAAGGTCGCCCTTGCATTGAGACAGCAATTGACGCTTCAGAAGTGATCCTCGCCCTCGCCCCGGAAACCAACGGCCAGGTGGCGGTTAAGGCCTGGCAAGCGCTGGGCGAATTTACCGGTCGCGACCACACCCATCTGGCGATCAACAAAGAAGACGAGAAAATCCGTTTCCGCGACATCCAGGCGCAGCCGCGCAAAATCATCTCCAGTCCAACCTGGTCAGGTCTAGAAGATGAACATGTCTCTTACAATGCAGGCTACACTAACGTCCATGAGCTTATCCCATGGCGCACCGTGTCCGGGCGTCAGCAGTTGTATCAGGATCACCCATGGATGCGCGATTTCGGTGAAAGTCTGGTGGCCTATCGTCCGCCAATCGACACCCGCAGCGTCAGCCACATGAAGGAAATTCCGCCTAACGGTTTCCCGGAAAAAGCGCTGAACTTCCTGACGCCGCACCAGAAATGGGGTATTCACTCGACCTACAGTGAAAACCTGCTGATGCTAACCCTATCGCGCGGCGGCCCTATCGTCTGGCTTAGTGAAACTGACGCCAAAGAGCTGGGCATTGCCGATAACGACTGGATTGAAGCGTTCAACGCCAACGGTGCACTGACCGCACGTGCGGTGGTCAGCCAGCGTATTCCGCCGGGGATGACCATGATGTACCACGCCCAGGAACGCATCATGAATATTCCAGGCTCGGAAATCACCGGACGACGCGGCGGGATCCACAACTCCGTCACCCGCATCTGCCCGAAACCAACCCACATGATTGGCGGCTATGCGCAACTCTCTTACAGCTTTAACTACTACGGAACGGTCGGTTCGAACCGTGATGAGTTCATTATGATCCGCAAAATGAAAAACATTAATTGGCTGGATGATGAAGGCAATGATCAGGTACAGGAGGCGTCAAAATGA
- a CDS encoding AAA family ATPase: MKINVVGTSGVGKSTLARRLAQALSVPYIEMDTLYWRPNWQGTPDDELFEKIRLATVAPGWVLDGNYNRSRPVKWRDVDMVVWVDYSFWRTLRQAVCRAASRALRHQELWPGTGNRESFRRSFASRDSIILWTLKTWRQNRERYLRDMHDPQWQHIRFVRLKNQRETKAFLANLLAEKVK; the protein is encoded by the coding sequence ATGAAAATCAACGTAGTAGGAACCAGTGGTGTCGGTAAGTCGACGCTTGCGCGACGTTTGGCGCAGGCGTTGTCTGTGCCTTATATCGAAATGGATACGCTCTACTGGCGGCCAAACTGGCAGGGTACGCCCGATGACGAACTGTTCGAGAAAATCCGCCTGGCGACCGTTGCCCCGGGTTGGGTGCTGGACGGCAATTATAATCGCAGCCGCCCGGTGAAGTGGCGCGACGTGGATATGGTGGTGTGGGTGGATTACAGCTTTTGGCGCACTTTGCGGCAGGCGGTCTGCCGCGCGGCGTCCAGAGCCTTACGGCATCAGGAGTTGTGGCCTGGGACGGGCAACCGGGAAAGCTTCCGCCGTTCGTTTGCCAGCCGCGATTCAATCATTTTGTGGACGTTAAAAACCTGGCGGCAAAACCGTGAACGTTATCTACGTGATATGCACGATCCACAGTGGCAGCATATCCGTTTTGTACGGCTAAAAAACCAGCGGGAGACCAAAGCGTTTTTGGCGAATTTGTTGGCCGAAAAAGTGAAATAA
- the narI gene encoding respiratory nitrate reductase subunit gamma, translating to MIQYLNVFFYDIYPYLCGTVFLLGSWLRYDYGQYTWRASSSQMLDKRGMVLWSNLFHVGILGIFFGHFFGMLTPHWVYESWLPMAQKQIMAMVLGGICGVLTLVGGAGLLIRRLTNPRIRATSSTADILILSILLIQCCLGLSTIPFSAQHPDGSEMLKLVDWAQAVVTFHGGASAHLDGVAWIYRVHLVLGMTIFLIFPFTRLVHVWSAPIEYLTRRYQVVRSRR from the coding sequence ATGATACAGTACCTCAACGTCTTCTTTTACGATATCTACCCTTACCTGTGCGGTACGGTTTTTTTGCTGGGCAGTTGGCTACGCTACGACTACGGTCAGTACACCTGGCGTGCTTCCTCCAGCCAGATGCTCGATAAGCGCGGGATGGTGTTATGGTCCAACCTTTTCCACGTCGGTATTCTGGGGATCTTCTTCGGCCACTTCTTCGGCATGTTAACGCCGCACTGGGTGTATGAATCCTGGCTGCCGATGGCGCAAAAACAGATTATGGCCATGGTCTTGGGCGGAATTTGTGGCGTGTTAACACTGGTGGGCGGTGCGGGTCTGCTGATTCGTCGGCTTACCAACCCGCGCATTCGCGCCACCTCAAGCACCGCCGATATTCTGATCCTCAGCATTCTGCTGATTCAGTGCTGCCTCGGACTGTCCACCATTCCGTTCTCTGCCCAGCATCCGGACGGCAGCGAAATGTTAAAACTGGTCGATTGGGCACAGGCAGTGGTCACCTTCCACGGTGGCGCGTCCGCGCATCTTGACGGTGTCGCCTGGATCTACCGCGTGCACCTGGTGTTGGGGATGACCATCTTCCTCATCTTCCCGTTCACCCGTCTGGTACACGTCTGGAGTGCGCCGATAGAGTATCTGACGCGCCGCTACCAGGTGGTACGTTCAAGGCGCTAA
- a CDS encoding flavin reductase family protein, which yields MSRFRPVELQHASRLLNHGPTILITSYDADSKRRNVMAAAWSMPVEFDPPRIAIVVDKGAWSREIIERNGTFGIVVPGVAAASWTYAVGSISGREEDKFNAYGIPVITGPVLGLPLIEEKCLAWMECRLLPATAAAAQYDTLFGEVVAASADAQAFVAGRWQFDDDKRNTLHHLGAGTFVASGKQIRANTPD from the coding sequence ATGAGCCGTTTTCGCCCCGTCGAACTACAGCACGCCAGCCGTTTACTTAACCACGGCCCGACTATTCTGATAACCAGTTATGACGCGGATTCAAAGCGCCGCAACGTGATGGCTGCCGCCTGGTCGATGCCGGTCGAATTCGATCCGCCGCGCATCGCTATCGTGGTGGATAAAGGGGCATGGTCGCGGGAGATTATCGAGCGCAACGGCACATTTGGCATCGTGGTGCCGGGCGTAGCAGCGGCGAGCTGGACCTACGCCGTCGGCAGCATCAGCGGACGCGAAGAGGATAAATTTAACGCCTACGGTATTCCGGTCATCACCGGGCCGGTGCTTGGCCTGCCACTGATTGAAGAGAAATGTCTGGCGTGGATGGAGTGCCGTTTACTGCCCGCCACGGCAGCGGCAGCCCAATACGATACGCTGTTTGGCGAAGTGGTTGCGGCATCCGCCGATGCACAGGCGTTTGTCGCCGGTCGCTGGCAGTTCGACGACGATAAGCGCAATACTCTGCATCATCTCGGCGCGGGAACGTTCGTTGCCAGCGGCAAGCAGATCCGCGCGAATACGCCAGATTAA
- the nhoA gene encoding N-hydroxyarylamine O-acetyltransferase, producing MTPFLNAYFARLGWTGTPDVSIETLRSLHIHHNSAIPFENLDVLLPREMHLDDRALEDKLVNARRGGYCFEQNGLFERALREIGFHVRSLLGRVVLAHPPQMPPRTHRLLLVEVDGERWIADVGFGGQTLTAPIKLLADITQSTPHGDYRLLYENQEWILQFSHHDHWQSMYHFDLGRQYASDYVMGNFWSAHWPQSHFRHHLLMCRHLPDGGKMTLTNFHFTHWDKNHVVEKVDFQDVPALYEALQSRFGLGVDDPKYGFSVAELAAVMAAFDTHPDAGK from the coding sequence ATGACCCCCTTTTTAAATGCGTATTTTGCCCGTCTGGGCTGGACGGGTACGCCGGATGTGTCCATTGAGACGCTGCGGAGCCTGCATATTCATCACAATAGCGCGATTCCGTTTGAGAACCTCGACGTGCTTCTGCCGCGTGAGATGCATCTTGACGACAGGGCGCTGGAAGACAAGCTGGTCAATGCCCGTCGCGGCGGTTACTGCTTTGAGCAAAATGGCTTGTTTGAGCGTGCGTTACGCGAAATAGGTTTTCATGTCCGTAGCCTGTTGGGGCGCGTGGTGCTGGCGCATCCGCCGCAGATGCCGCCGCGTACCCACCGACTGTTGCTGGTGGAAGTGGACGGCGAACGCTGGATTGCGGATGTCGGTTTCGGCGGCCAGACCCTGACCGCCCCCATTAAGCTGCTGGCGGATATTACGCAGTCGACGCCGCACGGCGATTATCGTCTGCTGTATGAGAACCAGGAGTGGATCCTGCAATTCAGTCACCACGATCATTGGCAGTCGATGTACCATTTTGATTTAGGTCGCCAGTACGCGTCGGATTATGTGATGGGCAACTTCTGGTCAGCACATTGGCCGCAGTCACATTTCCGTCATCATCTGCTGATGTGCCGCCATCTGCCTGACGGCGGTAAGATGACGCTGACCAATTTCCATTTTACCCATTGGGATAAAAACCACGTGGTAGAAAAGGTGGATTTTCAGGACGTTCCTGCACTGTATGAGGCGCTGCAAAGCCGTTTTGGGCTTGGCGTGGACGATCCGAAATATGGCTTTAGCGTGGCTGAGTTAGCGGCGGTGATGGCGGCATTTGATACCCATCCAGATGCCGGAAAATAA
- the narW gene encoding nitrate reductase molybdenum cofactor assembly chaperone codes for MRILKIIGLLLEYPDELSWENKDELFSLIDSDAPALRPFLEQHLAVSLLDKQAEWCEIFERGRATSLLLFEHVHAESRDRGQAMVELMAQYEQNGLQLDCRELPDHLPLYLEYLSILPEDQAREGLQNVAPILALLGGRLKQREAPWYQLFDTLLMLAKTSLSSDSVTKQVAGEERDDTRQALDAVWEEEQVKFIEDNATACDSSPLQSYQRRFSQDVAPQYVDVIAGGPK; via the coding sequence ATGCGGATCCTGAAAATCATCGGGCTGCTGCTGGAATATCCCGATGAGCTAAGCTGGGAGAACAAAGACGAACTGTTCTCCCTTATCGACAGCGACGCTCCGGCGCTGCGTCCGTTCCTGGAACAGCATCTGGCAGTGTCACTACTCGATAAACAGGCCGAATGGTGTGAAATCTTCGAGCGCGGACGCGCCACCTCGCTACTGTTATTTGAGCACGTGCACGCGGAATCCCGTGACCGGGGTCAGGCAATGGTGGAGCTGATGGCGCAGTATGAGCAAAATGGTTTGCAGCTGGATTGCCGCGAACTGCCCGATCATCTTCCGCTGTATCTGGAATATTTGAGCATTTTGCCAGAAGACCAGGCGCGGGAAGGTTTACAGAATGTTGCGCCGATTCTGGCGCTGCTCGGCGGCCGCCTGAAACAACGTGAAGCGCCGTGGTATCAGCTGTTCGACACCCTGCTGATGCTGGCTAAAACTTCGCTATCAAGTGACAGTGTCACGAAACAGGTGGCGGGTGAAGAACGCGATGACACCCGCCAGGCGCTGGATGCAGTATGGGAAGAGGAACAGGTGAAGTTTATCGAAGATAACGCCACCGCCTGCGACAGTTCTCCGCTGCAAAGCTATCAACGACGCTTTAGCCAGGACGTGGCGCCACAGTATGTGGACGTCATTGCGGGAGGCCCGAAATGA
- a CDS encoding MBL fold metallo-hydrolase produces the protein MALTIRVLLENQLARSADSGLRAKAGLCLLLEDESTSILFDTGPDDSFQHNAARMGISLDNLTATVLSHGHYDHCGGVPSLPDNSRIICHPTIGNARYAALKVAGRSHKIKKLSLDIDYARHRMEYTRAPLQISERFIWSGEIAVDNPKAYGVTGDKTDYVIDEGVLIYLSERGLVIITGCGHRGIVNIVRHCQRITGIERVHALIGGFHLRSASPRTLWQVRQFLQQLKPDKIMGCHCTGAWGKLWLPEVLSPATGDTFIL, from the coding sequence ATGGCATTAACGATTCGCGTGTTACTTGAAAACCAGCTTGCCCGCAGTGCAGACAGCGGGCTGCGCGCTAAAGCCGGATTATGTTTGCTGCTTGAGGATGAAAGCACCTCTATTCTATTCGACACCGGCCCCGATGACAGTTTTCAACATAATGCCGCGCGGATGGGGATTTCGTTGGATAACCTTACCGCCACGGTGCTTTCACATGGTCATTACGACCACTGCGGCGGTGTCCCCTCGCTGCCGGACAACAGCCGCATTATCTGTCACCCGACCATCGGCAACGCGCGCTACGCCGCACTAAAGGTGGCGGGGCGCAGCCATAAAATCAAAAAACTCTCACTGGATATTGATTACGCGCGTCACCGCATGGAATACACCCGTGCGCCGTTGCAAATTAGCGAGCGTTTTATCTGGTCAGGTGAGATTGCTGTTGATAACCCCAAAGCCTACGGCGTAACGGGCGATAAAACGGATTACGTGATTGATGAAGGCGTGCTGATTTATCTGTCGGAGCGTGGGCTGGTAATTATTACCGGCTGCGGGCATCGGGGGATCGTTAACATTGTGCGGCACTGCCAGAGGATCACCGGCATCGAGAGGGTTCATGCGCTCATCGGTGGCTTTCATCTGCGTAGCGCTTCACCGCGCACGCTTTGGCAGGTCAGGCAGTTTTTGCAGCAGCTAAAACCCGATAAAATCATGGGCTGCCACTGCACCGGCGCGTGGGGCAAACTGTGGTTACCGGAGGTTCTCTCTCCGGCAACCGGCGACACATTTATCCTGTAG
- the narH gene encoding nitrate reductase subunit beta: MKIRSQVGMVLNLDKCIGCHTCSVTCKNVWSSREGMEYAWFNNVETKPGIGFPKDWENQEKWQGGWVRGISGKLTPRMGGRLGVLSKIFANPLIPGIDDYYEPFTYDYQHLHNAPEGKNLPTARPRSLISGQRMNKIEWGPNWEELLGGEFEKRAHDQNFTAMQKEMYGQFENTFMMYLPRLCEHCLNPSCVATCPSGAIYKREEDGIVLIDQDKCRGWRMCITGCPYKKIYFNWKSGKSEKCIFCYPRIESGQPTVCSETCVGRIRYLGVLLYDADRIEEAASTEHETDLYERQCDVFLDPHDPAVIEEALKQGITQNTLDAAQRSPVYKMAMDWKLALPLHPEYRTLPMVWYVPPLSPIQSVADAGGLPKTDSILPAVESLRIPVQYLANMLSAGDTGPVLRALKRMMAMRHYKRSQTVEGVTDTRAIEEVGLTEEQVEEMYRYLAIANYEDRFVIPTSHREMAEDAFPESKGCGFTFGDGCHGSDTKFNLFNSQRIDAINIGEKN; the protein is encoded by the coding sequence ATGAAGATACGCTCACAGGTTGGGATGGTTTTGAACCTCGACAAATGCATTGGCTGCCACACCTGCTCGGTGACCTGTAAAAACGTCTGGAGTAGCCGTGAAGGCATGGAATACGCCTGGTTTAATAACGTCGAAACGAAGCCGGGTATCGGTTTTCCGAAAGATTGGGAAAATCAGGAAAAATGGCAAGGCGGCTGGGTACGCGGGATCAGCGGCAAGCTGACGCCACGCATGGGCGGCCGCCTGGGCGTGCTGTCTAAAATCTTCGCCAACCCGCTGATTCCGGGCATTGACGATTATTACGAGCCGTTCACCTACGATTACCAGCACCTGCACAATGCGCCGGAAGGCAAAAACCTGCCCACCGCCCGCCCGCGTTCGCTGATTAGCGGTCAGCGGATGAACAAAATCGAATGGGGCCCGAACTGGGAAGAACTGCTCGGCGGCGAGTTTGAAAAGCGCGCTCACGACCAGAACTTTACCGCCATGCAAAAAGAGATGTACGGCCAGTTTGAAAACACCTTCATGATGTATCTGCCGCGCCTGTGCGAACACTGCCTGAACCCAAGCTGTGTCGCCACCTGCCCAAGCGGCGCCATCTACAAGCGTGAGGAAGACGGTATCGTACTGATTGATCAGGACAAATGCCGCGGCTGGCGTATGTGCATCACCGGCTGTCCGTACAAAAAAATCTACTTCAACTGGAAGAGCGGCAAATCAGAAAAATGCATCTTCTGCTACCCACGAATTGAATCCGGCCAGCCAACCGTCTGCTCGGAAACCTGCGTGGGGCGTATTCGCTACCTCGGCGTACTGCTTTATGATGCCGACCGTATCGAAGAAGCGGCCAGCACCGAGCATGAAACCGATCTCTATGAGCGCCAGTGCGACGTGTTCCTCGACCCGCACGACCCAGCGGTCATTGAAGAAGCGCTCAAACAAGGCATCACCCAGAACACCCTCGACGCCGCCCAGCGTTCACCGGTGTACAAAATGGCGATGGACTGGAAGCTGGCGCTGCCACTGCACCCGGAATACCGCACCCTGCCGATGGTCTGGTACGTGCCGCCGCTGTCACCGATTCAGTCAGTAGCCGATGCTGGTGGTCTGCCTAAAACCGACAGTATTCTGCCTGCGGTCGAAAGCCTGCGCATCCCAGTGCAGTATCTGGCGAACATGCTCAGTGCGGGCGATACCGGCCCGGTTCTGCGCGCGCTCAAACGCATGATGGCCATGCGCCACTATAAACGCTCACAAACGGTAGAAGGCGTCACCGATACCCGTGCGATTGAAGAAGTCGGGTTAACTGAAGAACAGGTAGAAGAAATGTACCGCTACCTGGCGATCGCCAACTACGAAGACCGCTTCGTTATCCCAACCAGCCACCGTGAAATGGCGGAAGATGCCTTCCCGGAAAGCAAGGGCTGCGGTTTCACCTTCGGCGACGGTTGTCACGGGTCGGACACCAAGTTCAACCTGTTTAATAGCCAACGCATCGACGCCATCAACATCGGGGAGAAAAACTAA